Proteins from one Mycolicibacter virginiensis genomic window:
- a CDS encoding PE family protein, with amino-acid sequence MGGRRDGVERRTANPTGARRRKRVAGAGTAVGAFLAFGISPMSAAPPAHADELGWVSDLFGQSLGDAFTNLGDAASWQTIFDADSWAPLFAQLDGDWDAALAPMSAAANDPFSDLFNTLFYEPMHTSIENWIDSPLGLQVNGAINSFFGVYLIGNGADGTADNPDGGNAGLLLGDGGDGFGYSGNGGNAGWLFGNGGNAGSAGDTGAGDSGAGGPGMVTFAALASDPAPINGAPGVGGNGGGLFGHGGNGTDGTAGQFGGVGGAGGAGGDGGFFFGNGGNGGNGGAGGDGTAAHIDGGAGGAGGAGGRGGMSFSNGGVGGAGGAGGDGFTGGRDGGNGGVGGAGGAGGGGGTMFGNGGSGGAGGVGGDGGSGAAGNDGAQGTFVGAGNGNGGAGTNGGVGGVGGNGGIGGDAGAGGLFGSAGHSGSGGAGGNGGDSGAGGNGGNGAAGTAAHLNGGNGGRGGEAGLAGAAGRGGAAGSGAGGVAGATGSAGDAATVSGNGGNGGAGFSAVNPGQAAGNGGRGGDGGSTGNGGNGGVGGNGATGALGGNDVNGNGLQGGAGGVAGNGGAGGAGGSVSGNGGAGGSGGVGGTGGAGGTGETGAAGQNAAAGSGGAGGTGENGGNGGKGGVGGLGGNGGAGGAAAHGTAGAIGAGGVGGAGGAGGDAGDGGQGGTGAGGGLAAAAGAGGLGGNGGSVGTGGAGGAGGVGAGGAHAAGGKAGATGTGGDGGVGGTGGAGQLLANGMAQAGGVGGHGGNAGATGDGGAGGTGGAGATGAAGITSGSGNGTNGATGANGGAGGVGGAGGSISGNGGVGGAGGVGGAGGAGGAGANGIDGADAVAGSGGNGGDGGSTTSVGGNGGAGGVGGAGGAGGTAAHGSAGGQGVGGVGGAGGAAGNGGTGGAGGDGAGGGANAVAGHGGNGGSGGTAGVAGSGGAGGNGAGGQAASGAAGVAGSAIGGVGGNGGNGQVLADGTVQAGGAGGNGGNAGAIGTGGAGGNGGNGAAGVTGGRDAAGNGLTGGNGAAGGVGGKGGAGGTLSGDGGAGGQGGSGGAGGKGGNAGFVTPGSGASGATGGNGGTGGTGGAGGLGGAATDGNGGAGGQGGAAGSAGNGGNGGVGTGGGTGATAGSGGKGGSGGERGISGVGGVGGDGAGSGQDGATGASGGSGGGGNGGEGGRGGDGRELADGTMQVGGAGGQGGSAGSIGNGGRGGDGGAGASGGTGSVNSSNGANGATGGVGGAGGSGGSIAGNGGAGGVGGHGGNGGNGATGLTGVAGTDAAAGSGGNGGNGGTGADGGNGGSGGAGGQGGVGGSAVNGTTGKAGIGGIGGNGGDAGKGGDGGAGGRGAGGGLNLVAGNGGAGGSAGTAGHAGGAGQGGLSGDGASQRAGGTAGAAAVGGGNGGAGGTGGAGEVLSNGASQAGGNGGAGGDAGAVGTGGAGGNGGAGATGDAGVTDAGGDGSHGGDGAAGGNGGVGGQGGYISGNGGAGGRGGAGGNGGAGGNGLTGTAGATDAAGQGTDGGDGRDGGDGGDAGKGGNGGAGGTAINGNAGAAGAGGVGGTGGAAGNGGTGGRGGDGAGGGLDFEAGAGGNGGDGGEIGQAGHGAAGGIGADGSQAANGADGAAGHSNGGAGGNGGAGQVLYDGTLQVGGQGGNGGNAGTVGTGGAGGNGGAGATGKAGITDASGTGTHGGDGGLGGNGGTGGAGGTVSGNGGVGGQGGAGGTGGLGGAGLNATVAGQNGGNAGDAGNGGQGGVGGQGGTATNGIGGAGGRGGAAGDAGTGGQGGQGVGGGAAANASNGGNGGTGGERGTAGQGGAGGVGSAGDGANGGVGAAGGGGNGGNGGAGGNGVGVINNVGQAGGNGGLGGAAGSNGNGGDGGAGGKGALGTNPAAPTQGGSNPLAGNGATGSECGSTAGTSSCTGGIGGNGTAGNSANNGGHIQDGGNGGTGGRANTGAWLGQTATGGKGGNGGAGGASGDGGDGGTGGYGYVGGSSSSAHGGTGGNGGNGGNGVSGVTGGNGGAGGAGGAGGSVSGVGGNGGVGGAAGNGGDGTVGGDGGNGGNGGQAYMSAPVGGTSAVGGQGGNGGNGGYGGNGGAGGIGGQGGDAGAAGADGAGQAGVGGAGGNGGAGGNGGSGGDGGDGGSTSRGTSFGSQTAGQGGTGGTADIGGTGGVAGGGGAGGHNADGSSASSGAGGTGGTNGANGAAGSGGSTGTTG; translated from the coding sequence ATGGGCGGCAGGCGCGACGGTGTAGAACGGCGGACGGCGAACCCCACCGGGGCGCGTCGGCGCAAACGCGTCGCCGGGGCCGGCACGGCGGTGGGCGCGTTCCTGGCCTTCGGGATCAGCCCGATGTCCGCTGCGCCGCCGGCCCACGCCGACGAGCTGGGCTGGGTCTCCGACCTGTTCGGTCAGAGCCTGGGCGATGCCTTCACCAACCTGGGTGACGCGGCGTCGTGGCAGACGATCTTCGACGCCGACTCCTGGGCACCGCTGTTCGCGCAACTCGACGGCGACTGGGACGCCGCGCTGGCCCCGATGTCCGCAGCGGCCAACGACCCGTTCTCTGATCTGTTCAACACCTTGTTCTACGAGCCGATGCACACCAGCATCGAGAACTGGATCGACAGCCCACTTGGCCTGCAGGTCAACGGTGCGATCAACAGCTTCTTCGGGGTCTACCTGATCGGCAACGGCGCCGACGGCACGGCGGACAACCCGGACGGCGGCAACGCGGGCCTGCTGTTGGGCGACGGCGGCGACGGCTTCGGCTACAGCGGCAACGGCGGCAATGCCGGCTGGTTATTCGGCAACGGTGGCAATGCCGGCAGCGCCGGTGACACCGGGGCCGGCGATTCCGGGGCCGGCGGTCCCGGGATGGTCACGTTCGCTGCCCTGGCGAGCGACCCGGCTCCGATCAACGGCGCCCCCGGAGTGGGCGGCAACGGCGGTGGCCTGTTCGGCCACGGCGGCAACGGAACCGACGGCACGGCCGGGCAGTTCGGCGGCGTCGGCGGCGCCGGTGGCGCGGGCGGCGACGGCGGGTTCTTCTTCGGTAACGGCGGCAACGGCGGCAACGGTGGCGCCGGCGGCGACGGTACGGCTGCGCACATCGACGGCGGGGCCGGTGGCGCCGGTGGCGCCGGTGGCCGGGGCGGGATGTCCTTCAGCAACGGCGGGGTCGGCGGTGCCGGCGGCGCCGGTGGTGACGGCTTCACCGGTGGCCGGGACGGCGGCAACGGGGGTGTCGGTGGCGCCGGGGGCGCCGGTGGTGGCGGCGGCACCATGTTCGGCAACGGCGGTTCCGGCGGCGCGGGCGGCGTCGGCGGTGACGGCGGCAGCGGCGCGGCGGGTAACGATGGCGCGCAGGGCACCTTCGTAGGCGCGGGCAACGGCAACGGTGGTGCCGGGACCAACGGCGGCGTCGGTGGTGTGGGCGGCAACGGCGGTATCGGCGGCGATGCCGGGGCGGGTGGCCTGTTCGGCTCCGCGGGCCACAGCGGATCAGGTGGTGCGGGCGGCAACGGCGGCGACAGCGGTGCCGGCGGCAACGGTGGTAACGGTGCGGCCGGAACCGCTGCGCACCTCAACGGCGGCAACGGCGGTCGCGGCGGCGAGGCCGGGCTAGCCGGCGCCGCGGGCCGGGGCGGCGCGGCAGGCAGCGGTGCCGGCGGTGTTGCCGGCGCGACGGGCAGTGCCGGCGATGCGGCCACTGTCAGCGGTAACGGCGGCAACGGCGGCGCCGGATTCAGCGCGGTCAACCCCGGCCAGGCGGCCGGTAATGGTGGTCGGGGCGGTGACGGCGGGTCGACCGGCAACGGCGGCAACGGCGGCGTCGGTGGCAACGGCGCGACGGGCGCCCTCGGCGGCAACGACGTCAACGGCAACGGCTTGCAGGGTGGTGCAGGTGGCGTCGCGGGTAATGGTGGCGCCGGTGGTGCTGGCGGGTCGGTCTCGGGCAACGGTGGTGCCGGCGGCTCGGGCGGTGTCGGTGGCACCGGTGGTGCCGGCGGGACTGGAGAGACCGGAGCCGCCGGCCAGAACGCCGCGGCCGGAAGTGGTGGGGCCGGCGGGACCGGCGAGAACGGCGGCAACGGCGGCAAGGGTGGCGTCGGTGGTCTCGGCGGCAACGGTGGTGCCGGTGGCGCCGCGGCGCACGGCACCGCGGGCGCGATCGGCGCGGGCGGCGTCGGTGGTGCCGGTGGCGCGGGCGGTGACGCGGGCGACGGTGGACAGGGCGGCACGGGTGCCGGTGGCGGCCTCGCCGCCGCGGCCGGTGCCGGTGGACTCGGTGGTAACGGCGGTTCGGTAGGCACCGGCGGCGCCGGTGGTGCCGGCGGCGTGGGTGCCGGCGGTGCTCATGCGGCAGGCGGCAAAGCGGGCGCGACGGGAACCGGCGGCGACGGCGGCGTGGGCGGCACCGGTGGTGCCGGGCAGCTGCTGGCCAACGGGATGGCACAGGCCGGCGGCGTGGGCGGCCACGGCGGTAACGCGGGCGCGACCGGCGACGGCGGGGCCGGCGGCACCGGTGGTGCCGGGGCGACCGGCGCGGCCGGAATCACCAGCGGATCGGGCAACGGCACCAACGGCGCGACCGGCGCTAACGGCGGTGCCGGCGGCGTGGGTGGCGCCGGCGGTTCGATCTCGGGTAACGGTGGCGTCGGTGGTGCCGGTGGCGTGGGTGGTGCCGGCGGCGCCGGTGGTGCCGGCGCCAATGGAATCGATGGCGCGGACGCGGTCGCGGGCAGCGGCGGCAACGGTGGCGACGGCGGCAGCACCACCAGCGTCGGTGGCAACGGCGGTGCCGGTGGCGTCGGTGGCGCCGGTGGTGCGGGCGGCACGGCGGCGCATGGCTCCGCGGGTGGCCAGGGCGTCGGTGGCGTCGGTGGTGCCGGTGGTGCGGCCGGCAATGGCGGTACCGGCGGTGCCGGAGGCGACGGCGCCGGTGGCGGTGCCAACGCGGTGGCGGGCCACGGCGGCAATGGCGGTAGCGGCGGCACGGCCGGTGTGGCCGGCAGCGGTGGCGCCGGCGGTAACGGTGCCGGCGGGCAGGCCGCCAGCGGTGCTGCGGGTGTGGCGGGCAGCGCCATCGGTGGCGTGGGCGGCAACGGCGGCAACGGCCAGGTGCTGGCCGACGGTACGGTCCAGGCCGGCGGCGCCGGCGGCAACGGCGGCAACGCGGGTGCGATCGGCACCGGTGGCGCCGGCGGCAACGGCGGTAACGGCGCGGCCGGTGTGACGGGTGGCCGCGATGCGGCCGGCAATGGACTGACCGGCGGTAACGGCGCGGCGGGCGGCGTCGGAGGTAAGGGCGGTGCCGGCGGCACCCTCTCCGGCGACGGCGGTGCCGGTGGCCAGGGCGGTTCCGGCGGCGCTGGTGGAAAGGGTGGTAACGCCGGCTTCGTCACCCCCGGCAGCGGCGCGTCCGGCGCAACCGGCGGCAACGGTGGCACCGGTGGCACCGGCGGCGCCGGGGGCCTCGGGGGTGCCGCGACCGACGGCAACGGTGGGGCCGGTGGCCAGGGCGGTGCCGCGGGCAGCGCCGGTAACGGCGGCAACGGTGGCGTAGGAACCGGCGGCGGCACCGGCGCGACCGCCGGCAGCGGCGGCAAGGGTGGCTCCGGCGGCGAGCGTGGCATCTCAGGCGTCGGCGGCGTCGGTGGTGACGGCGCGGGCTCCGGGCAGGACGGCGCGACGGGCGCGAGCGGCGGGAGCGGCGGCGGCGGTAACGGTGGCGAAGGCGGTCGCGGCGGCGACGGCCGCGAACTGGCCGACGGCACCATGCAGGTCGGCGGCGCCGGTGGCCAGGGCGGCAGCGCCGGATCGATCGGCAACGGCGGCCGTGGTGGTGATGGCGGCGCGGGCGCCAGCGGAGGAACCGGCTCGGTCAACAGCTCGAACGGCGCCAACGGCGCCACCGGTGGTGTTGGCGGTGCGGGCGGTAGCGGTGGCTCGATCGCCGGTAACGGCGGCGCGGGCGGCGTCGGCGGCCACGGCGGCAACGGCGGCAACGGCGCGACCGGTCTGACCGGTGTCGCGGGCACCGATGCCGCGGCCGGTAGCGGTGGCAATGGCGGCAACGGCGGTACGGGTGCCGACGGCGGAAACGGCGGTAGCGGTGGTGCCGGCGGTCAGGGCGGTGTCGGTGGCAGCGCAGTCAACGGGACAACAGGGAAGGCCGGGATCGGCGGGATCGGCGGCAACGGCGGCGACGCAGGTAAGGGCGGCGACGGCGGTGCCGGTGGCCGAGGCGCGGGCGGCGGCTTGAACCTGGTCGCCGGAAACGGTGGCGCCGGCGGCAGTGCGGGCACCGCGGGCCATGCCGGTGGCGCAGGCCAGGGCGGTCTGAGCGGTGACGGTGCCAGCCAGCGCGCTGGAGGTACGGCGGGCGCGGCCGCGGTCGGCGGCGGCAACGGTGGTGCCGGCGGTACCGGCGGTGCGGGCGAAGTGCTGTCCAACGGCGCTTCCCAGGCCGGTGGCAATGGCGGTGCCGGCGGCGACGCGGGTGCGGTCGGCACCGGCGGCGCAGGCGGGAATGGCGGCGCGGGCGCAACCGGGGACGCGGGTGTCACGGACGCCGGCGGCGACGGAAGCCACGGCGGAGACGGCGCGGCCGGCGGCAACGGCGGCGTAGGCGGTCAGGGCGGCTACATCTCCGGCAACGGTGGTGCCGGCGGCCGCGGTGGGGCAGGCGGCAACGGTGGTGCCGGCGGCAACGGCCTGACCGGCACCGCAGGGGCCACCGACGCGGCTGGGCAAGGCACCGACGGCGGCGACGGTCGCGACGGTGGCGACGGTGGCGACGCCGGCAAGGGCGGTAACGGTGGTGCCGGCGGCACTGCGATCAACGGCAACGCGGGCGCGGCCGGGGCCGGTGGAGTCGGTGGCACCGGTGGAGCGGCCGGAAACGGTGGTACCGGTGGTCGAGGCGGCGACGGGGCCGGCGGCGGCCTTGACTTCGAGGCCGGTGCCGGTGGCAATGGCGGCGACGGCGGCGAGATCGGGCAGGCCGGCCACGGTGCGGCAGGCGGCATAGGCGCCGACGGCAGCCAGGCCGCGAATGGCGCGGACGGCGCCGCGGGCCACTCCAACGGTGGCGCGGGCGGCAACGGTGGCGCTGGCCAAGTCCTGTATGACGGCACTCTCCAGGTCGGTGGTCAGGGCGGCAACGGTGGCAACGCCGGCACGGTCGGCACCGGCGGCGCGGGCGGCAACGGTGGTGCCGGCGCGACCGGCAAGGCTGGGATCACCGATGCTTCGGGCACTGGTACGCACGGCGGCGACGGCGGACTCGGCGGCAACGGCGGTACCGGTGGTGCCGGCGGCACCGTGTCCGGCAACGGCGGCGTCGGTGGTCAGGGTGGCGCGGGCGGCACGGGTGGCCTCGGCGGTGCCGGACTCAACGCCACCGTGGCCGGCCAGAACGGCGGCAACGCCGGTGACGCCGGCAACGGCGGTCAGGGCGGCGTGGGCGGCCAGGGCGGCACCGCCACCAATGGAATCGGCGGTGCCGGCGGGCGCGGCGGTGCCGCGGGCGACGCGGGCACCGGTGGTCAGGGTGGTCAGGGTGTTGGCGGTGGCGCCGCGGCAAACGCCAGCAACGGCGGCAACGGCGGTACCGGCGGGGAACGCGGCACGGCCGGGCAAGGCGGTGCCGGCGGGGTCGGTAGCGCGGGCGATGGCGCGAACGGCGGCGTCGGCGCGGCCGGCGGCGGCGGTAACGGCGGCAATGGCGGCGCGGGCGGCAACGGCGTCGGCGTGATCAACAACGTCGGTCAAGCCGGCGGCAACGGCGGCCTCGGCGGTGCGGCCGGTTCCAACGGCAACGGTGGAGACGGCGGCGCCGGCGGTAAGGGCGCGCTGGGTACCAATCCGGCTGCACCTACCCAAGGCGGATCGAACCCGTTGGCCGGCAACGGTGCCACCGGTTCCGAATGCGGCAGCACCGCCGGCACCAGCTCGTGCACCGGCGGCATCGGCGGTAACGGCACCGCGGGCAACAGCGCCAACAACGGCGGACACATCCAGGACGGCGGCAACGGTGGCACCGGCGGCCGAGCCAACACCGGCGCATGGCTGGGCCAGACGGCCACCGGCGGCAAGGGCGGCAACGGCGGTGCCGGCGGGGCTTCCGGTGACGGTGGAGACGGCGGCACCGGCGGCTACGGCTACGTCGGCGGCAGCTCCAGCAGCGCTCATGGCGGTACCGGCGGCAACGGCGGCAACGGAGGCAACGGTGTCAGCGGTGTGACCGGCGGCAACGGTGGCGCCGGTGGTGCCGGCGGTGCCGGCGGATCGGTGTCGGGTGTGGGCGGCAACGGTGGTGTCGGCGGCGCGGCCGGCAACGGCGGCGACGGCACCGTCGGCGGTGACGGCGGCAACGGCGGCAACGGCGGGCAGGCCTACATGTCAGCGCCGGTCGGTGGCACCTCCGCGGTCGGTGGCCAGGGCGGCAACGGCGGCAACGGCGGCTACGGCGGTAACGGTGGTGCCGGTGGCATCGGCGGCCAGGGCGGTGACGCGGGCGCGGCCGGTGCGGACGGCGCCGGGCAGGCCGGCGTGGGCGGCGCCGGCGGCAACGGCGGTGCCGGTGGCAACGGCGGCAGCGGCGGTGACGGCGGTGACGGCGGAAGCACCAGCCGCGGCACATCATTCGGAAGCCAAACGGCCGGCCAGGGCGGGACCGGTGGGACCGCCGACATTGGCGGAACCGGCGGCGTGGCCGGTGGGGGCGGCGCGGGCGGCCACAACGCCGACGGTTCGAGCGCATCCAGCGGTGCGGGGGGCACCGGCGGGACCAACGGCGCCAACGGCGCCGCCGGCAGTGGCGGATCGACCGGCACAACCGGCTAG
- a CDS encoding PE family protein, with protein sequence MIGKRHKATRAFGRRLLGAGSAAAASLALGVTPLVSVPVAQADGEFDWLLDLFDPAAWSLADASAGFDWGSLFDSSAGQASGDAFDLTALVEAYIYTPLHASMVDWIESPLGIQVGSFVNETFGFGSIIIGNGAAGVEGVDGGNGGAGGWLFGDGGDGVAGGDGGAAGLFGNGGDGGAGLAGLAGGDGGAGGSWMGVGGTGGVGGDGGGAGGNGGDGTGWLFGSGGAGGAGGIGATGAAGIDGAAGVWANGGTGDGVVGGNGVLGGNGGNGGAGGKASGLFGNGGNGGVGGVGGAGGNGGRGGDGAAGEWDVAASNGNGGDGAGGGDGANGGQGGQGGLAGAGTSWGSAGVNGLGGQGGAGGNAGIAGDGGAGLDATSEHPDGGDGGNGGDPGAIGHGGQGGLTGGSTTEHAASGADGQAAGHGGNGGNGGDGFDVAAYNAAHAGELGFKALSIAGGNGGNAGDAGLVGDGGAGGNGGNGGAGGPGGNGGWSGGKGGTGGDGGNGGNGGAAGALSGSGGQGGNGGLGGDGGHGGNGTGANSNAGSGGDGGKGGIGGQGGAGQTGAAGSYLTGDGNGGNGTNGGAGGTGGGGGKGGDAGTATGTGILGANGNGGAGGQGGIGGAAGDGGRGADGDASNINGGNGGNGGNVGIAGAGGNGGAAGSGGLGGDAGTHGAEGSAPTGGGNGGDGGHGFASSTAGLNGGAGGAGGNGGEHGNGGNGGNGGNGFTGVAGVDATTAGGSGTSGGNGTDGGAGGAGGLGGSITGNGGNGGLGGAGGSGGNGGDGLAGAQVTVAGANGNNGGSGGNGGNAGSGGAGGNAGGTAGGSGNAGTNGSGGAGGSGGNAGTAGNGSDGAAGDGSNVNGGKGGNGGDAGTAGAAGQGGAAGTGGAGGNAGTDGDAGAAITGPAGNGGNGGAGYNAAGDASAAAGTSGGNGGAGGDGGNVGNGGNGGVGGSGKSGVGTAGTAGTAGTPNGGAGGTGSDGGNGGNGGAGGAGGALAINTAGNGGVGGDGGAGGNGGNGGNGFTATTAGANGGNGGSGGAAGSGGHGGAGGAAGTTEHGTVGTNGNGGQGGNAGSAGQGGNGGRGGDGNASTPNGGRGGNGGDPGSVAGAGGSGGAAGSTVGGGGTTGSDGASGTAAAGASGNGGAGGNGYNAAGDTNAAAGANGGKGGAGGDGGAIGNGGNGGAGGSGKVGADGHTPSNGKAANGGTGGAGSSGTQPGQAGGDGGTGNSVSSTSWGAPTITGGNGGKGGDGGAAADGGNGGNGGGANGKTGGIGAKAYGGAGGNGGNGGDGADGTVGGNGGAGGAGGKGGVVSGNGGNGGVGGSGGTGGAGEQGGDGGNGGTGGYGENHQGTGYAKGGNGGTGGNGGAGGDGGAGGNGAAGGAAGVAQGGGVNGTAGTGGSAGAGGAAGSGGAGGARGAGGGAEAGGAVSADAGSPGQAGITGGQGTKGADGTPG encoded by the coding sequence GTGATTGGTAAGCGCCACAAGGCAACTCGGGCTTTCGGTCGTCGGTTGTTGGGTGCGGGTTCGGCGGCGGCAGCCTCCTTGGCATTGGGTGTGACGCCGTTGGTGTCGGTGCCGGTAGCGCAGGCTGATGGTGAGTTCGATTGGCTGCTGGATCTGTTCGACCCGGCGGCGTGGTCACTGGCGGATGCCTCGGCTGGGTTTGATTGGGGGTCGTTGTTCGATTCGTCTGCGGGGCAAGCCAGTGGCGACGCGTTTGATCTGACGGCGTTGGTCGAGGCCTACATCTACACACCGCTGCACGCGAGCATGGTCGATTGGATTGAGAGCCCGTTGGGCATCCAGGTCGGCTCGTTTGTCAATGAGACGTTCGGGTTCGGTTCGATCATCATCGGCAATGGTGCTGCCGGCGTTGAGGGTGTCGATGGTGGCAATGGTGGTGCGGGCGGTTGGCTGTTCGGTGATGGTGGCGACGGTGTCGCCGGCGGTGATGGTGGCGCGGCCGGGCTGTTCGGCAACGGCGGTGACGGCGGTGCGGGTCTGGCAGGCCTGGCCGGTGGCGACGGCGGCGCCGGCGGTTCGTGGATGGGCGTTGGCGGTACCGGCGGTGTGGGCGGTGACGGTGGTGGCGCCGGCGGTAATGGTGGCGATGGCACGGGTTGGTTGTTTGGTTCCGGTGGTGCCGGTGGCGCCGGGGGAATCGGAGCCACCGGTGCGGCGGGCATCGACGGGGCTGCCGGTGTTTGGGCCAACGGCGGTACCGGAGACGGCGTCGTTGGTGGCAATGGTGTCCTGGGCGGTAACGGCGGCAATGGTGGTGCCGGTGGTAAGGCGTCGGGATTGTTCGGTAACGGGGGCAATGGTGGTGTCGGCGGTGTCGGTGGTGCCGGCGGCAATGGTGGCCGCGGTGGTGATGGTGCTGCTGGTGAGTGGGATGTGGCCGCCAGCAACGGAAATGGTGGTGACGGTGCCGGTGGTGGTGACGGCGCCAACGGTGGCCAGGGCGGCCAGGGTGGTCTCGCTGGTGCCGGGACGAGCTGGGGGTCTGCGGGGGTCAATGGGCTTGGTGGCCAGGGCGGTGCCGGCGGCAACGCTGGAATCGCCGGCGATGGTGGCGCCGGCTTGGACGCCACCAGCGAGCATCCCGATGGCGGTGACGGTGGCAACGGCGGCGATCCGGGCGCGATCGGTCACGGCGGTCAGGGCGGCCTGACCGGTGGCTCCACCACCGAGCATGCGGCCAGTGGCGCCGACGGGCAGGCGGCCGGGCACGGCGGTAACGGCGGTAACGGTGGCGATGGCTTCGACGTGGCGGCCTACAACGCCGCTCACGCAGGCGAATTGGGCTTCAAGGCGCTGAGCATCGCCGGCGGCAACGGCGGCAACGCCGGTGACGCCGGGCTGGTCGGCGATGGCGGTGCCGGTGGCAACGGCGGCAACGGCGGGGCCGGCGGCCCCGGCGGTAACGGTGGCTGGTCGGGCGGCAAGGGCGGTACCGGCGGCGACGGCGGCAACGGCGGCAACGGCGGCGCGGCCGGCGCCCTGAGCGGTAGCGGCGGCCAGGGCGGCAACGGCGGCTTGGGTGGCGACGGCGGGCACGGCGGCAACGGCACCGGCGCCAACAGCAATGCCGGCAGCGGCGGCGATGGCGGGAAGGGCGGCATCGGCGGGCAAGGCGGGGCCGGACAGACCGGTGCGGCCGGCAGCTACCTCACCGGTGACGGCAACGGCGGCAACGGCACCAACGGCGGCGCCGGCGGGACCGGCGGCGGCGGCGGCAAGGGTGGCGACGCCGGCACCGCCACCGGAACCGGCATTCTGGGTGCCAACGGCAACGGCGGCGCAGGCGGTCAGGGCGGCATCGGCGGCGCGGCCGGTGACGGCGGCCGGGGCGCTGACGGTGACGCTTCAAACATCAACGGCGGCAACGGTGGTAACGGCGGCAACGTTGGAATCGCGGGCGCCGGGGGCAACGGCGGAGCGGCCGGCTCCGGCGGCCTGGGCGGTGACGCCGGCACGCACGGCGCCGAAGGCAGCGCTCCGACCGGCGGTGGCAACGGCGGCGACGGCGGGCACGGCTTCGCCTCCTCGACCGCGGGCCTCAACGGCGGCGCGGGCGGTGCCGGCGGCAACGGTGGCGAACACGGCAACGGCGGCAACGGCGGCAACGGCGGGAACGGCTTCACCGGTGTGGCCGGCGTGGACGCCACCACCGCGGGAGGTTCGGGCACCAGCGGAGGCAACGGTACCGACGGTGGCGCGGGCGGCGCCGGCGGCCTGGGCGGCTCGATCACCGGCAACGGCGGCAACGGCGGTCTGGGCGGCGCCGGCGGTTCCGGCGGTAACGGCGGCGACGGCCTGGCCGGCGCACAGGTCACGGTGGCCGGGGCGAACGGCAACAACGGCGGATCCGGCGGCAACGGTGGCAACGCCGGCTCCGGCGGCGCCGGCGGTAACGCCGGCGGCACGGCCGGCGGTTCCGGAAACGCGGGCACCAACGGCAGCGGCGGCGCCGGTGGCTCCGGCGGCAACGCGGGCACGGCCGGCAATGGCTCGGACGGTGCAGCTGGGGACGGCTCAAACGTCAACGGCGGCAAGGGCGGTAACGGCGGTGACGCCGGAACGGCGGGCGCTGCCGGTCAGGGCGGCGCGGCCGGAACCGGCGGAGCCGGCGGCAACGCTGGGACCGACGGTGATGCCGGCGCGGCGATCACCGGCCCGGCCGGCAACGGCGGCAACGGCGGCGCGGGCTACAACGCGGCCGGCGACGCTAGCGCTGCCGCTGGCACCTCCGGCGGCAACGGTGGCGCCGGCGGTGACGGCGGCAACGTCGGCAATGGCGGCAACGGTGGGGTCGGCGGCAGCGGTAAGTCTGGTGTCGGCACCGCCGGCACGGCGGGCACCGCCGGCACCCCCAACGGCGGCGCCGGCGGTACCGGCAGCGACGGCGGTAACGGCGGTAATGGCGGTGCGGGCGGCGCCGGTGGTGCGCTGGCGATCAACACCGCGGGCAACGGTGGTGTCGGTGGTGACGGCGGCGCCGGTGGTAACGGCGGTAACGGCGGCAATGGCTTCACGGCGACGACGGCCGGTGCTAACGGCGGCAACGGCGGCAGCGGCGGTGCAGCCGGCTCCGGTGGCCACGGCGGCGCCGGCGGCGCTGCCGGCACCACCGAACACGGGACGGTCGGCACCAACGGCAATGGCGGCCAAGGTGGCAACGCCGGCAGCGCCGGCCAGGGCGGCAACGGCGGGCGCGGCGGCGACGGCAACGCGAGCACCCCGAACGGTGGCCGCGGTGGTAACGGAGGCGACCCGGGCAGTGTTGCCGGAGCCGGCGGCTCCGGTGGCGCGGCGGGCAGCACGGTCGGCGGCGGTGGAACCACGGGTTCCGACGGCGCGAGCGGAACTGCGGCAGCGGGCGCATCCGGCAATGGCGGCGCCGGCGGTAACGGCTATAACGCTGCCGGAGACACCAACGCTGCGGCAGGTGCCAACGGCGGCAAGGGCGGCGCCGGCGGCGACGGCGGTGCGATCGGCAACGGCGGGAACGGTGGTGCCGGCGGTAGCGGCAAGGTCGGTGCCGACGGCCATACGCCGTCAAATGGCAAGGCCGCCAATGGTGGTACCGGCGGTGCCGGGTCCAGCGGCACCCAACCTGGACAGGCAGGTGGTGATGGCGGAACTGGCAACAGCGTGAGCAGCACGAGTTGGGGCGCCCCAACCATCACTGGCGGTAATGGCGGAAAGGGTGGCGACGGGGGGGCGGCCGCCGACGGCGGTAATGGCGGTAACGGCGGCGGCGCCAACGGGAAGACCGGGGGTATCGGCGCCAAGGCCTATGGCGGCGCCGGCGGTAACGGCGGTAACGGTGGCGACGGCGCGGACGGCACCGTCGGTGGGAATGGCGGCGCCGGGGGTGCTGGCGGCAAGGGCGGCGTGGTCTCTGGCAACGGCGGGAATGGCGGCGTCGGCGGTTCGGGCGGCACGGGCGGCGCGGGTGAACAAGGTGGCGACGGCGGCAACGGCGGTACCGGCGGCTATGGCG